In one Janibacter cremeus genomic region, the following are encoded:
- a CDS encoding TraR/DksA family transcriptional regulator — translation MTQTWTEKTPAEAPVKVTAEDSSWTEAELRQVRADLTAEVDRLSEEIAVIEAEISGVVEDPIGADGRDEADVGGKLAEREHEVNLLEGARAGLAQNMAALERLDAGTYGTCESCGEPIGKLRLQAFQRATLCVSCKRAQEKR, via the coding sequence ATGACGCAGACGTGGACCGAGAAGACGCCGGCAGAGGCCCCGGTGAAGGTGACGGCGGAGGACTCGTCGTGGACCGAGGCAGAGCTGAGGCAGGTGCGGGCGGACCTGACGGCCGAGGTGGATCGGTTGAGCGAGGAGATCGCGGTGATCGAGGCCGAGATCAGTGGGGTCGTGGAGGACCCGATCGGCGCCGACGGTCGCGACGAGGCGGATGTGGGGGGCAAGCTCGCCGAGCGGGAGCATGAGGTCAACCTGCTCGAGGGGGCCCGTGCGGGTCTGGCGCAGAACATGGCTGCCCTCGAGCGTCTGGACGCGGGAACCTACGGCACGTGCGAGTCCTGCGGTGAGCCGATCGGGAAGCTGCGTCTGCAGGCCTTCCAGCGCGCAACCCTGTGCGTGTCGTGCAAGAGGGCGCAGGAGAAGCGCTGA
- a CDS encoding carboxymuconolactone decarboxylase family protein — MSERSHRPSDRSHVRERAVGGRFPLLEPAGLDEAQRALYETITESPRKDGPFLLVDDDGRLAGPFNAMLHSPAIGEALQSLGSSLRFGGRLPARTRELVICLVAAALDSDYEWYAHSRVARQVSVTDDELDGLRRGELPPSLSSAETATLDLATALLRGARIDDEVHERALPHLGHAGVTELTVLVGYYQTLAGLLAVGAVPAPQQDPETAGTLADPGPSTTP; from the coding sequence TTGTCTGAGCGGAGCCACCGCCCGAGCGACCGGAGCCACGTGCGTGAGCGTGCCGTCGGCGGTCGCTTCCCGCTGCTCGAGCCCGCCGGTCTCGACGAGGCGCAGCGGGCCCTGTACGAGACCATCACCGAATCACCCCGCAAGGACGGCCCCTTCCTCCTCGTCGACGACGACGGTCGGCTGGCCGGTCCCTTCAACGCGATGCTCCATTCCCCCGCCATCGGCGAGGCACTGCAGTCACTCGGCTCGTCGCTTCGCTTCGGCGGTCGCTTGCCGGCGCGTACCCGGGAGCTGGTGATCTGCCTCGTCGCGGCGGCCCTGGACAGTGACTACGAGTGGTACGCACACAGCCGCGTCGCCCGCCAGGTCAGCGTGACGGACGACGAGCTGGACGGCCTGCGCCGCGGTGAGCTCCCCCCTTCGCTCTCGTCGGCGGAGACCGCGACCCTCGACCTGGCCACCGCACTGCTGCGCGGTGCGCGCATCGACGACGAGGTGCACGAACGTGCCCTGCCACACCTGGGGCACGCCGGCGTCACCGAGCTGACGGTCCTCGTCGGCTACTACCAGACCCTGGCGGGCCTGCTCGCCGTGGGAGCCGTTCCCGCGCCCCAGCAGGACCCTGAAACCGCAGGGACCCTCGCCGATCCGGGCCCATCGACAACCCCCTGA
- a CDS encoding TAXI family TRAP transporter solute-binding subunit, with protein sequence MTKRTARTAALLAVPALFLAACGGDGGEGSGGGGDGALTIATGGTGGVYYPLGGGIANVISKNVDGTSATAQETNASVDNMMLIQEGSADLALGVGDVVAGAAEGTGSFEEPLDVCSIGSMYHNYMQPVTTKGTGVQSAEDMKGKTISVGAPGSATEVGAMRVLEAAGIDPEKDIDRRQLGAAETVDALRDGTIDAGFWSGGLPTGALVDLASTGDMQLIEIGEYADELAKEYGDYYVKEDIPAKTYEGQSEPVSVIASPNILVANTSMDEQLQEDVTRAIFENKDALVQVHSAAKELDASTAGDVPFIDACPGSQKYYDEVG encoded by the coding sequence ATGACCAAGCGAACCGCGCGCACTGCCGCGCTGCTGGCCGTCCCGGCCCTCTTCCTCGCCGCCTGCGGAGGTGATGGCGGCGAAGGGAGTGGCGGAGGTGGCGACGGCGCGCTGACCATCGCGACGGGTGGCACAGGCGGTGTCTACTACCCGCTCGGCGGCGGCATCGCCAACGTCATCTCCAAGAACGTCGACGGCACGTCGGCCACCGCCCAGGAGACCAATGCCTCCGTGGACAACATGATGCTCATCCAAGAGGGCTCGGCCGACCTGGCGCTCGGCGTCGGTGACGTGGTCGCCGGCGCCGCGGAGGGCACCGGTTCCTTCGAGGAGCCGCTGGACGTGTGCTCGATCGGCTCGATGTACCACAACTACATGCAACCGGTGACGACCAAGGGCACCGGCGTCCAGAGCGCCGAGGACATGAAGGGCAAGACCATCTCGGTCGGCGCTCCGGGGTCGGCCACCGAGGTCGGAGCCATGCGCGTCCTCGAGGCTGCCGGCATCGACCCGGAGAAGGACATCGACCGGCGTCAGCTCGGCGCCGCCGAGACGGTCGACGCGCTGCGCGACGGGACGATCGACGCCGGATTCTGGTCCGGTGGTCTGCCCACCGGTGCCCTCGTCGACCTGGCCAGCACCGGTGACATGCAGCTGATCGAGATCGGTGAGTACGCCGACGAGCTGGCCAAGGAGTACGGCGACTACTACGTCAAGGAGGACATCCCCGCCAAGACCTACGAGGGCCAGTCGGAGCCGGTCTCGGTGATCGCCTCGCCGAACATCCTCGTGGCGAACACCTCGATGGACGAGCAGCTGCAGGAGGACGTCACCCGGGCGATCTTCGAGAACAAGGACGCGCTGGTGCAGGTGCACTCGGCGGCCAAGGAGCTCGACGCCTCCACGGCCGGGGACGTGCCCTTCATCGACGCCTGCCCGGGGTCGCAGAAGTACTACGACGAGGTGGGCTGA
- a CDS encoding acyl-CoA dehydrogenase family protein, translated as MSAPQTPTSLFGIDTLLTEEERAMQQTVARYCTDRLRPHLAAWYEEGSLPARELARELGDLGVLGMHLEGYGCAGTSATAYGLACLELEAADSGLRSLVSVQGSLAMFAIHRWGSEEQKQEWLPRMAAGEAIGCFGLTEPDFGSDPGGMRTRAVRDGDDWLLNGTKMWITNSPIADVAVVWANTDEGEGSRGIRGFVVPTDTPGFSAPEITKKLSLRASITGEIVLQDVRLPASAMLPEAAGLSGPLSCLNEARFGIIFGAVGAARDCIDTALSYVGDREIFGKPLAAYQLTQAKLADMTLELGKAMLLAIQLGRMKDAGTIRPEQVSLGKLNNVREAIAIARESRTLLGANGITLEYPVLRHANNLESVLTYEGTSEVHQLTIGKALTGEAAFR; from the coding sequence ATGAGCGCACCGCAGACCCCCACCTCCCTGTTCGGCATCGACACGCTGCTCACGGAGGAGGAGCGCGCCATGCAGCAGACCGTGGCCCGCTACTGCACCGACCGGCTCCGGCCCCACCTCGCCGCCTGGTACGAGGAGGGGAGCCTGCCGGCGCGGGAGCTCGCCCGGGAGCTCGGCGACCTCGGGGTGCTCGGCATGCACCTGGAGGGGTACGGCTGCGCCGGCACCAGCGCCACGGCCTACGGCCTCGCGTGCCTGGAGCTGGAGGCGGCCGACTCCGGTCTGCGCAGCCTGGTGTCGGTGCAGGGGTCGCTCGCGATGTTCGCCATCCACCGCTGGGGGAGCGAGGAGCAGAAGCAAGAGTGGCTGCCGCGGATGGCCGCGGGCGAGGCCATCGGGTGCTTCGGGCTGACCGAGCCGGACTTCGGCTCCGACCCCGGCGGCATGCGCACGCGCGCGGTGCGCGACGGTGACGACTGGCTCCTCAACGGCACCAAGATGTGGATCACCAACTCCCCGATCGCCGATGTGGCCGTGGTCTGGGCCAACACCGACGAGGGGGAGGGCTCGCGCGGCATCCGCGGATTCGTCGTCCCGACCGACACCCCCGGATTCTCGGCGCCCGAGATCACCAAGAAGCTCTCCCTGCGCGCCTCGATCACCGGTGAGATCGTCCTGCAGGACGTGCGGCTGCCCGCCTCGGCGATGCTGCCCGAGGCGGCCGGGCTCTCCGGCCCCCTGTCCTGCCTCAACGAGGCCCGCTTCGGGATCATCTTCGGCGCGGTCGGGGCGGCTCGCGACTGCATCGACACGGCCCTGTCCTACGTGGGGGACCGCGAGATCTTCGGCAAGCCCCTCGCGGCCTACCAGCTGACCCAGGCCAAGCTCGCCGACATGACCCTCGAGCTCGGCAAGGCCATGCTCCTGGCGATCCAGCTCGGCCGGATGAAGGACGCCGGGACCATCCGCCCCGAGCAGGTGAGCCTGGGCAAACTGAACAACGTCCGCGAGGCCATCGCCATCGCGCGCGAGAGCCGGACCCTGCTGGGCGCCAACGGGATCACCCTCGAGTACCCCGTCCTGCGGCACGCCAACAACCTCGAGTCCGTGCTCACCTACGAGGGCACCTCCGAGGTGCACCAGCTGACGATCGGCAAGGCGCTGACGGGGGAGGCGGCGTTCCGCTGA
- a CDS encoding SDR family NAD(P)-dependent oxidoreductase, with product MTTTQVRADDVTAQDWLGLAGQRVLVAGAGGIGSACARAFEDAGARVCAVDVATDALARLDGRIERITADLTTPSGCTAAVDGVVEHWGGIDVLVHAIGANHRVPVLDVADDEWHRMIEVNLTSAFRLGRAAGRHMVAAGYGRQVYCSSVSSTLAHPDHGPYAASKGGLDQLLRVMAREWAADGVTVNAIAPGYTDTELTRGHLDRPGVREHYTSLVPAGRLGTVEDLTGAVLFLASRQAAFVTGQVLYVDGGRTLV from the coding sequence ATGACCACTACGCAGGTGCGGGCCGATGACGTCACCGCCCAGGACTGGCTGGGACTGGCCGGTCAGCGCGTCCTCGTGGCAGGCGCGGGCGGCATCGGCAGCGCGTGCGCCCGGGCCTTCGAGGACGCCGGAGCCCGGGTGTGCGCCGTCGACGTCGCCACGGACGCCCTCGCGCGACTGGACGGGCGGATCGAGCGCATCACCGCTGACCTGACGACCCCGAGCGGCTGCACCGCAGCCGTTGACGGCGTCGTCGAGCACTGGGGCGGGATCGACGTGCTGGTGCACGCCATCGGGGCCAACCACCGCGTCCCGGTCCTGGACGTCGCGGACGACGAGTGGCACCGGATGATCGAGGTCAACCTCACCAGCGCCTTCCGCCTGGGCCGCGCCGCCGGCCGCCACATGGTCGCCGCCGGCTACGGCCGGCAGGTGTACTGCTCCTCCGTCTCGAGCACCCTGGCCCACCCGGACCACGGGCCCTATGCCGCCAGCAAGGGCGGGCTCGACCAGCTGCTGCGCGTGATGGCCCGGGAGTGGGCCGCCGACGGCGTGACGGTCAACGCCATCGCCCCCGGCTACACCGACACCGAGCTGACCCGCGGCCACCTCGACCGACCGGGGGTGCGCGAGCACTACACCTCGCTCGTGCCGGCAGGACGACTCGGCACCGTCGAGGACCTGACCGGCGCCGTGCTCTTCCTCGCCTCCCGACAGGCCGCGTTCGTCACCGGGCAGGTCCTCTACGTCGACGGAGGTCGCACTCTTGTCTGA
- a CDS encoding TetR/AcrR family transcriptional regulator C-terminal domain-containing protein, whose amino-acid sequence MTTSPESTGSRTRLDRERVVHGAIEVIAAHGVDGLTMRRVGQELGVEAMALYRYVSGRDELLEAVVDALLGGITTKVEAQGFDSWQGYLQALAHEVRGVALTHPAAFPLAATRHPEAPWLRPPLRSIAVVEHFLATLTGAGFDDTAAVDAYKLFTTFLIGSLLLEVAAHGSDIAGVGQAGKGGAPATLSGELEDAPHVRRTQQRLSKDTSKQEFEVGLEALIDRIERSF is encoded by the coding sequence ATGACTACTTCCCCAGAGTCGACCGGGTCACGCACCCGCCTGGATCGGGAGCGAGTGGTCCACGGCGCGATCGAGGTGATCGCTGCCCACGGAGTCGATGGCCTGACCATGCGTCGAGTCGGTCAGGAGCTCGGCGTCGAGGCCATGGCCCTCTACCGATACGTCTCGGGGCGGGACGAGTTGCTCGAGGCAGTCGTCGACGCCCTCCTGGGCGGGATCACCACCAAGGTCGAGGCGCAGGGTTTCGACTCGTGGCAGGGGTACCTGCAGGCCTTGGCCCATGAGGTGCGGGGCGTGGCCCTGACCCATCCGGCGGCCTTCCCGCTCGCCGCGACCCGGCACCCCGAGGCGCCGTGGCTTCGCCCTCCGCTGCGGAGCATCGCCGTGGTCGAGCACTTCCTCGCGACGCTGACCGGGGCGGGCTTCGATGACACGGCCGCCGTGGACGCCTACAAGTTGTTCACCACATTCCTCATCGGGTCCTTGCTGCTGGAGGTTGCCGCCCACGGCAGCGACATCGCCGGCGTGGGCCAGGCGGGGAAGGGGGGCGCGCCCGCCACTCTCAGCGGGGAGCTGGAGGACGCGCCCCACGTGCGACGAACTCAGCAACGGCTGAGCAAGGACACGAGCAAGCAGGAGTTCGAGGTCGGTCTGGAGGCCCTGATCGACCGCATCGAACGTTCTTTCTGA
- a CDS encoding TetR/AcrR family transcriptional regulator, which yields MARPSTPLLSRERIRDTALRLIDEDGLAQFSMRGLARALDVQAPSLYSHYANRDEVLDAVANLLTRQVDTSGFADGTWRRGVETWARSYRASLAAHPNAVPLVASGAGRREDFLAMSERVHAGLLAAGWPARYATEIAGSVKYLVVGAASTPFASGFADDARVYLDRYPALAQAHRLPELAEEIDRESFELGLACLLDGLTARYAEVVAGPTSPAAAQERSTRVGP from the coding sequence GTGGCTCGTCCCAGCACACCGCTCCTGAGTCGTGAACGCATCCGCGACACCGCCCTGCGGCTGATCGACGAGGACGGCCTCGCCCAGTTCTCCATGCGCGGACTGGCCCGCGCCCTCGACGTGCAGGCCCCCTCCCTCTACAGCCACTACGCCAACCGCGACGAGGTCCTCGACGCGGTCGCCAACCTGCTCACCCGCCAGGTCGACACGAGCGGCTTCGCCGACGGCACATGGCGAAGGGGGGTGGAGACCTGGGCACGCTCGTACCGGGCCTCGCTGGCGGCCCACCCGAACGCCGTGCCGCTCGTCGCCTCGGGCGCCGGCCGGCGCGAGGACTTCCTCGCCATGTCGGAGCGGGTGCATGCGGGCCTGCTCGCCGCGGGGTGGCCCGCCCGCTACGCGACCGAGATCGCCGGCTCGGTGAAGTACCTCGTCGTCGGGGCCGCATCGACCCCCTTCGCCAGCGGTTTTGCCGACGACGCCCGGGTCTACCTCGACCGCTACCCCGCTCTCGCACAGGCGCACCGGCTGCCGGAGCTCGCCGAGGAGATCGACCGGGAGAGCTTCGAGCTCGGCCTGGCCTGCCTGCTGGACGGGCTGACCGCGCGGTACGCGGAGGTGGTCGCGGGCCCGACTTCCCCGGCGGCGGCGCAGGAGCGGTCCACTAGGGTTGGGCCGTGA
- a CDS encoding GntR family transcriptional regulator, producing the protein MTSSSASVRRPPTAQAFVLEQMRQAIVAGDLMPGQALRQDALAKRFGVSRVPLREALSTLESEGQVVYEPHRGYKVARLSMDDLLEVYRIRELLEAEAARLAVERADDKVVEEMRQAAAQVNAAGEAGDLLTMTEANRRFHFVMVKAAQMPRLERLIQVLWDATDTYRFVYYGTPANRAVVRDEHELIIDAFVRRDAESLIDMLDLHRQHAIASLRGFLEAG; encoded by the coding sequence ATGACCAGCTCCAGCGCCTCGGTCAGGCGGCCACCCACGGCGCAGGCGTTCGTCCTCGAGCAGATGCGCCAGGCGATCGTGGCCGGTGACCTGATGCCCGGTCAGGCTCTGCGGCAGGACGCCCTGGCGAAGCGCTTCGGGGTCAGCCGGGTGCCGCTGCGTGAGGCGCTGAGCACGCTCGAGAGTGAGGGCCAGGTTGTCTACGAGCCCCACCGCGGGTACAAGGTCGCCCGCCTGTCGATGGACGACCTGCTGGAGGTCTACCGCATCCGGGAGCTGCTCGAGGCCGAGGCCGCCCGGCTGGCGGTCGAGCGGGCCGACGACAAGGTCGTCGAGGAGATGCGGCAGGCTGCGGCGCAGGTCAACGCGGCCGGGGAGGCCGGCGACCTGCTGACGATGACCGAGGCGAACCGGCGCTTCCACTTCGTGATGGTCAAGGCCGCGCAGATGCCGCGGCTCGAGCGCCTCATCCAGGTCCTGTGGGACGCAACCGACACCTACCGCTTCGTGTACTACGGCACGCCCGCCAACCGAGCGGTGGTGCGCGACGAGCACGAGCTGATCATCGACGCCTTCGTCCGCCGGGACGCCGAGTCACTCATCGACATGCTCGACCTGCACCGGCAGCACGCCATCGCCTCGCTGCGCGGCTTCCTCGAAGCCGGCTGA